One Setaria viridis chromosome 7, Setaria_viridis_v4.0, whole genome shotgun sequence genomic region harbors:
- the LOC117865292 gene encoding COBRA-like protein 7: MPRRVGNSIGFGTGTMGTVRFVFVLLAFLCCSSSRFAGAYDPLDPNGDITINWDFQSLDVKDANPYTVMVSIHNNQLYRHIERPGWRLSWNWAGKEVIWGTWGAEATEQGDCSRFGGGNRPHCCQKRPVMVDLPPGTPYNQQVDNCCRGGVLSSLTQSNRTSVAAFQMTVGEYAAAKDGGGKEPEMPWGFDVGVPGYSCSNATKVPPTRSKVDKNRHVQVLRKTCFVLVTEIVCLTWQVTCSYSQYRESGAQSCCVSLSTFYNSDIVSCPRCSCGCQGTPTSPRCVAGGEPGTLALPAGGGDDDEPAAPLVRCSEHMCPIRVHWHVKVNYRKYWRVKMTVSNYNLVRNYSDWNLVLQHPNLRSLTQLFSFNYKPLVEYGTFNDTGMFWGIRFYNEMLLQDGNVQTEMILEKNEGEFTFSGGWAFPRRVYFDGHECVMPPADQYPALPNGASAARRRSLLAGPSLLLLSFLALLV; encoded by the exons ATGCCCCGGCGTGTGGGGAATTCTATCGGCTTCGGAACCGGAACGATGGGGACGGTGCGCTTCGTCTTCGTCCTGCTCGCCTTCTTGTGCTGTTCTTCCTCCCGATTTGCAG GTGCCTATGACCCGCTGGATCCGAACGGGGACATCACGATCAACTGGGATTTCCAGAGCCTCGACGTCAAGGACGCGAACCCGTACACG GTCATGGTGAGCATCCACAACAACCAGCTGTACCGCCACATCGagcggccggggtggcggcTGAGCTGGAACTGGGCCGGCAAGGAGGTGATCTGGGGCACGTGGGGCGCGGAGGCGACGGAGCAGGGCGACTGCTCCCGCTTCGGCGGCGGCAACCGCCCGCATTGCTGCCAGAAGCGGCCCGTCATGGTGGACCTGCCGCCCGGCACGCCGTACAACCAGCAGGTCGACAactgctgccgcggcggcgtgcTGTCGTCCCTCACCCAGAGCAACCGGACGTCCGTCGCCGCGTTCCAGATGACCGTCGGCGAGTACGCCGCCgccaaggacggcggcggcaaggaacCCGAGATGCCGTGGGGCTTCGACGTCGGCGTGCCTGGGTACTCCTGCAGCAACGCCACCAAGGTACCCCCTACCAGGAGCAAGGTCGACAAGAACCGCCACGTCCAAGTGCTCCGTAAGACCTGTTTTGTCTTGGTTACTGAGATCGTGTGCC TGACGTGGCAGGTGACCTGCTCGTACTCGCAGTACCGGGAGTCGGGGGCGCAGTCGTGCTGCGTCTCCCTGTCGACGTTCTACAACAGCGACATCGTGTCGTGCCCGCGCTGCAGCTGCGGCTGCCAAGGCACCCCGACGTCGCCGCGGTGCGTAGCCGGCGGCGAACCGGGGACGCTGGCGctgccggcgggcggcggcgacgacgacgagccggcCGCGCCGCTCGTCCGGTGCTCCGAGCACATGTGCCCGATCCGGGTGCACTGGCACGTGAAGGTGAACTACCGGAAGTACTGGCGGGTGAAGATGACGGTGAGCAACTACAACCTGGTGAGGAACTACAGCGACTGGAACCTGGTGCTTCAGCACCCCAACCTGCGCAGCCTGACGCAGCTGTTCAGCTTCAACTACAAGCCCCTCGTTGAGTACGGCACCTTCA ACGACACGGGGATGTTCTGGGGGATACGGTTCTACAACGAGATGCTGCTGCAGGACGGGAACGTGCAGACGGAGATGATACTGGAGAAGAACGAGGGCGAGTTCACCTTCTCGGGGGGCTGGGCGTTCCCGAGGAGGGTCTACTTCGACGGCCACGAGTGCGTCATGCCGCCGGCGGACCAGTACCCCGCTCTGCCCAACGGagcctcggcggcgcggcggcggtcgctgCTCGCCGGCCCTTCCTTGCTGCTGCTATCTTTCTTAGCTTTGTTGGTGTAG